A genomic window from Clostridium aceticum includes:
- a CDS encoding ImmA/IrrE family metallo-endopeptidase, producing the protein MDICAYVKQIIEKHKTNNPFEIAKEKNIIVIFEKLAKIRGYYEYNKRCKYIHINEDLPSEEQHLVCAHELGHALLHPKVNIIFITSNTLFVKNKFEIEANKFAAELLIQDDLLHNYEGLSIEQIAVAENLNMELLKLKFDLGCF; encoded by the coding sequence ATGGACATTTGTGCTTATGTTAAGCAGATTATAGAAAAACATAAAACAAATAACCCTTTTGAAATTGCTAAAGAGAAAAATATAATAGTTATCTTTGAGAAACTTGCAAAGATCAGGGGCTATTATGAATACAATAAGCGCTGCAAATACATTCATATCAATGAAGACCTACCTTCAGAAGAGCAGCACCTTGTCTGTGCCCACGAATTAGGCCATGCCCTGCTGCACCCTAAGGTAAATATCATCTTCATTACATCAAATACTTTATTTGTAAAAAATAAGTTTGAGATAGAAGCTAATAAGTTTGCAGCAGAGCTTTTGATCCAAGATGATTTGCTCCATAATTATGAGGGGCTATCTATAGAGCAAATTGCTGTGGCTGAAAATTTGAATATGGAATTATTGAAGCTCAAATTTGATTTGGGTTGTTTTTAA